In Cryptomeria japonica chromosome 10, Sugi_1.0, whole genome shotgun sequence, a genomic segment contains:
- the LOC131069344 gene encoding cyclin-J18 isoform X1: MQRSNSQGLIVRRKKEQVMASPPSSYRRAALAFLIHITQELRSRPLTKYTALCFFGDRFLRALPARGRAWENDREIRWIEPCKESNLQLFALISVWIASKIHETRPIYVGSLKSISDELITEQHFTIRDFIEAELVFMKTIHFNLRTGNIIFMCLEDLLIQFRNTAVSAKDLKSSVCLDVLDIMYESEDLCSTFLSTDIVAAAAILVVAYILTVPRGRSEFPMIPWLKIVCRCEEEDIETLCERILMSILQTPT; encoded by the exons ATGCAGCGTTCGAATTCCCAAGGCTTAATTGTAAGAAGAAAAAAAGAGCAGGTCATGGCGTCGCCACCATCTTCTTATCGCAGAGCAGCACTAGCTTTTCTCATACATATTACACAG GAGCTTCGAAGTCGTCCGCTTACAAAATACACAGCTTTATGCTTTTTCGGAGACCGTTTCCTAAGAGCTTTACCTGC CCGCGGCCGGGCTTGGGAAAATGATCGAGAAATTCGTTGGATCGAACCTTGCAAAGAAAGCAACCTGCAACTATTTGCCCTGATTTCTGTTTGGATTGCAAGCAAG ATTCATGAAACGAGACCAATATACGTAGGCAGTCTCAAATCAATATCCGACGAACTCATCACAGAGCAGCATTTCACCATTAGAGACTTTATCGAAGCT GAACTTGTGTTTATGAAG ACGATACACTTTAATCTAAGAACTGGCAATATAATCTTCATGTGCCTCGAGGATTTACTTATACAGTTCAG GAATACAGCGGTCTCCGCGAAAGATCTCAAGTCCAGTGTATGCTTAGATGTTCTGGATATAATGTACGAATCGGAAGATCTTTGTTCTACGTTTCTGTCAACTGACATTGTTGCTGCGGCCGCAATTCTG GTAGTGGCATACATTCTGACGGTTCCCAGAGGACGATCGGAGTTTCCTATGATTCCATGGC TGAAAATCGTTTGCAGGTgtgaagaagaagatatagaaacCTTGTGCGAGAGGATTTTGATGAGTATTTTGCAAACCCCAACATAA
- the LOC131069344 gene encoding cyclin-J18 isoform X2 produces the protein MQRSNSQGLIVRRKKEQVMASPPSSYRRAALAFLIHITQELRSRPLTKYTALCFFGDRFLRALPARGRAWENDREIRWIEPCKESNLQLFALISVWIASKIHETRPIYVGSLKSISDELITEQHFTIRDFIEATIHFNLRTGNIIFMCLEDLLIQFRNTAVSAKDLKSSVCLDVLDIMYESEDLCSTFLSTDIVAAAAILVVAYILTVPRGRSEFPMIPWLKIVCRCEEEDIETLCERILMSILQTPT, from the exons ATGCAGCGTTCGAATTCCCAAGGCTTAATTGTAAGAAGAAAAAAAGAGCAGGTCATGGCGTCGCCACCATCTTCTTATCGCAGAGCAGCACTAGCTTTTCTCATACATATTACACAG GAGCTTCGAAGTCGTCCGCTTACAAAATACACAGCTTTATGCTTTTTCGGAGACCGTTTCCTAAGAGCTTTACCTGC CCGCGGCCGGGCTTGGGAAAATGATCGAGAAATTCGTTGGATCGAACCTTGCAAAGAAAGCAACCTGCAACTATTTGCCCTGATTTCTGTTTGGATTGCAAGCAAG ATTCATGAAACGAGACCAATATACGTAGGCAGTCTCAAATCAATATCCGACGAACTCATCACAGAGCAGCATTTCACCATTAGAGACTTTATCGAAGCT ACGATACACTTTAATCTAAGAACTGGCAATATAATCTTCATGTGCCTCGAGGATTTACTTATACAGTTCAG GAATACAGCGGTCTCCGCGAAAGATCTCAAGTCCAGTGTATGCTTAGATGTTCTGGATATAATGTACGAATCGGAAGATCTTTGTTCTACGTTTCTGTCAACTGACATTGTTGCTGCGGCCGCAATTCTG GTAGTGGCATACATTCTGACGGTTCCCAGAGGACGATCGGAGTTTCCTATGATTCCATGGC TGAAAATCGTTTGCAGGTgtgaagaagaagatatagaaacCTTGTGCGAGAGGATTTTGATGAGTATTTTGCAAACCCCAACATAA